The following coding sequences lie in one candidate division KSB1 bacterium genomic window:
- a CDS encoding glycosyltransferase, protein MVIAARNEEAVIADCLSALTAQTFPKELTEILVIDDYSTDATVEIASGFAGVTVLKSQPIPGVAPKKAALQTGIEAAKGEIILTTDADCIAPPRWIESMAAAFDDDVDLVASWLLVRDDGRLLSRIERLDSFAYVLIGAALFGLNRPTLANSANLAFRRCAFFEAGGYADIGAFGSGDDDLLVQKMASRSRRQCRFVDGEIVTTAANPRWHDFIAQRLRWASKTAAYPPALKTAEVIIYFYFFLLFISWLCAPSVPFLLIFTAVKFAADFWFLRRIKLPEFAVFLRVFFLAEVIQVLYILAVGLWANLGVYEWKGRTYRRGRLF, encoded by the coding sequence GTGGTCATTGCAGCGCGGAACGAGGAAGCAGTCATCGCCGACTGCCTGTCGGCATTGACGGCCCAGACTTTTCCAAAGGAACTGACCGAGATCCTGGTCATTGACGACTATTCGACTGATGCAACCGTCGAAATTGCTTCCGGCTTTGCCGGCGTTACGGTTCTAAAGTCGCAGCCGATACCCGGCGTAGCGCCCAAAAAGGCAGCATTGCAAACCGGCATCGAAGCGGCAAAAGGTGAAATCATTCTTACAACCGACGCCGACTGCATCGCGCCGCCGCGCTGGATTGAATCGATGGCCGCCGCATTCGATGACGATGTCGACCTGGTCGCTTCCTGGCTGCTGGTGCGCGATGACGGGCGTCTTCTCAGCCGTATCGAACGGCTCGATTCGTTTGCATACGTTCTCATCGGCGCCGCCTTATTCGGGTTGAATCGGCCGACGCTGGCCAACAGCGCCAACTTGGCGTTCCGCAGGTGCGCCTTTTTCGAGGCGGGAGGCTATGCAGACATCGGCGCGTTCGGTTCCGGCGATGACGATCTCCTAGTGCAGAAAATGGCTTCGCGCAGCCGCCGGCAATGCCGATTTGTCGACGGGGAAATCGTGACCACAGCCGCCAACCCTCGTTGGCACGACTTTATTGCGCAGCGGCTGCGATGGGCTTCCAAAACCGCCGCTTACCCGCCCGCCTTAAAAACCGCAGAGGTTATCATTTACTTTTACTTTTTTCTATTATTCATTTCCTGGCTATGCGCGCCGTCTGTGCCGTTTCTTTTGATCTTTACGGCAGTAAAATTTGCTGCCGATTTTTGGTTTCTTCGGCGCATCAAGTTGCCCGAATTTGCCGTCTTTTTACGCGTTTTTTTCTTGGCCGAGGTCATTCAAGTGCTCTATATTTTAGCGGTAGGTTTATGGGCCAATTTGGGTGTCTATGAATGGAAAGGCCGGACTTATCGCCGCGGCCGCTTATTCTAA
- a CDS encoding Gfo/Idh/MocA family oxidoreductase, whose amino-acid sequence MIRFAIVGYGFIGGVHAAVLRKIKGAEVAAIVEQDTAKRQAVKGNITVEGAEEPLQVPFYASLEEVFEKTKVDVVSICLPTHLHRDYAVKSLKAGCHVVCEKPMALTLKDCDEMIVAARAARRRLFIAQCIRFWPEYEALEKIVRENQLGALLSLRLFRLSGMPNWGGPNAWFFDEQKSGGCLFDLHVHDADYVHYLLGRPVSVLSRGVSLPNGTNGAVTTTYLFDRDLICTAEGSWLYRSGFRMGFSAIFEEGQIEYDSAAVPAMRLWRKGSAEAEIILPEPGDGYERQYRYFIHCLEQNLEPTRMTPESARQSIEIALAEKRSMEEARLISLRE is encoded by the coding sequence ATGATTCGATTTGCAATTGTCGGCTACGGCTTTATCGGCGGTGTTCATGCGGCTGTATTGCGAAAAATCAAAGGTGCTGAGGTCGCGGCCATTGTGGAACAGGATACGGCCAAGAGGCAGGCGGTAAAAGGCAACATTACGGTTGAGGGGGCCGAAGAGCCGTTGCAGGTGCCGTTTTACGCGAGCTTGGAGGAGGTGTTCGAAAAGACAAAGGTAGACGTGGTGAGCATTTGTCTGCCGACCCACCTGCACCGCGATTATGCCGTCAAGTCACTGAAAGCCGGGTGTCATGTGGTGTGCGAAAAACCGATGGCCCTGACGCTGAAAGATTGCGACGAGATGATCGTTGCCGCCCGCGCCGCACGTCGACGGCTCTTTATCGCACAATGCATCCGCTTTTGGCCGGAGTATGAAGCTCTGGAAAAAATTGTGCGGGAAAACCAGCTCGGCGCTTTGCTTTCCTTGCGTCTCTTTCGTCTCAGCGGTATGCCGAATTGGGGTGGGCCGAACGCCTGGTTTTTTGATGAGCAAAAAAGCGGAGGCTGTCTATTCGACCTGCACGTGCATGATGCGGATTATGTTCATTACCTTTTAGGGCGACCGGTATCCGTTCTTTCACGCGGCGTTTCATTGCCGAACGGCACCAACGGGGCTGTGACGACCACCTATCTTTTCGATCGCGACTTGATCTGCACTGCAGAAGGGAGTTGGCTTTATCGCAGCGGATTTCGCATGGGATTCTCGGCAATTTTTGAAGAAGGACAAATCGAGTACGATTCCGCTGCTGTGCCTGCCATGAGACTGTGGCGTAAGGGGAGCGCAGAAGCCGAAATCATCCTCCCTGAGCCCGGCGACGGTTACGAACGGCAGTATCGTTACTTTATCCATTGTCTCGAGCAAAACTTGGAACCGACGCGCATGACGCCCGAAAGCGCAAGACAAAGCATCGAAATTGCTTTGGCCGAAAAGCGTTCAATGGAAGAAGCGCGCCTGATTAGCCTAAGAGAATAA
- a CDS encoding tetratricopeptide repeat protein: MRNSRAKIFKLFAFSVCLIGPAATLFSAGAFDLRNVPAAIDPFKLGSSGQKTQKAERLLLRAKSDYSAGDYWGCSRRLFSLINTDPRYEKMDEALFLLGNSFYQLGMKEAASRAYIHITRRYLTSRFIPEALIGLQRIAYERGDFNESLDFYRVLLRSSPPQELINISGYYAGMAYYKLGDYPRCLTAFQQTNDKSPYRGYVLYTTALALLRMKDVPAAVAALERAEALPAIDAEQRRLTDEARLSMGYIYYEIGQYEQASAAFARIPRQSELYPESLLAKGWAEAQSGRWESAAAALTELTQLFPNHSASQEGLFLLGRCCTMLGRYAEAIAVFDRLIANTPDVNRVTQTIEKVNEKIARDRERLEARQMELLKLESSLMADLEDDAQEASVKRQEKERRLKALAEERRELMEQLDRLDRLARETAVKEERRNWRAYAEYGKMRAAFLQQQEKNSFGSEGAQ, from the coding sequence ATGCGGAACTCGCGCGCAAAAATTTTCAAGCTGTTTGCTTTTTCGGTCTGTCTGATTGGACCGGCAGCAACTCTCTTTTCAGCCGGAGCGTTCGATCTCAGAAATGTCCCGGCTGCGATCGATCCGTTCAAGCTCGGCAGTTCCGGGCAAAAAACACAAAAGGCGGAACGCCTGCTTCTCCGCGCCAAATCCGATTATTCTGCGGGCGATTATTGGGGCTGTTCCCGCCGTTTGTTTTCGCTCATTAACACTGACCCGCGCTACGAAAAGATGGACGAGGCGCTGTTTCTTTTGGGAAACAGCTTTTATCAGCTCGGCATGAAAGAGGCGGCTTCTCGTGCTTACATTCATATTACCCGCAGGTATCTTACCAGCCGCTTTATTCCTGAGGCGCTGATCGGTCTGCAGCGCATCGCCTACGAAAGAGGCGATTTTAACGAAAGTCTCGATTTCTACCGCGTGCTCTTGCGCAGCTCGCCTCCGCAGGAGTTGATCAATATAAGCGGTTATTATGCCGGCATGGCTTATTACAAGCTCGGCGATTATCCCCGCTGTTTGACGGCGTTCCAGCAGACCAACGACAAAAGCCCTTATCGCGGCTATGTTCTCTACACTACGGCTTTGGCGCTGCTGCGAATGAAGGACGTGCCGGCGGCTGTAGCGGCGCTCGAGCGTGCGGAAGCTTTGCCGGCCATCGACGCCGAACAGCGGAGGCTGACCGATGAGGCGCGGCTTTCGATGGGCTATATCTATTACGAGATCGGGCAATATGAACAGGCTTCCGCGGCATTCGCTAGAATTCCCCGCCAAAGCGAGCTTTATCCTGAATCTTTGCTGGCAAAGGGTTGGGCGGAAGCGCAAAGCGGGCGGTGGGAGTCCGCCGCTGCGGCGCTGACCGAGCTGACCCAGCTTTTTCCAAACCATTCTGCATCACAAGAGGGGCTTTTTCTCCTTGGCCGCTGCTGTACCATGTTGGGCCGATATGCCGAAGCCATCGCCGTTTTTGATCGACTGATCGCCAACACGCCGGATGTCAATCGTGTGACCCAAACCATCGAAAAGGTCAATGAAAAGATTGCCCGCGACCGCGAGCGCCTCGAAGCGCGACAAATGGAGTTGCTCAAGTTAGAGTCCTCTCTCATGGCCGACTTGGAGGATGACGCCCAAGAGGCATCCGTGAAGCGGCAGGAAAAGGAAAGACGACTGAAGGCATTGGCGGAGGAAAGGCGTGAGCTGATGGAACAGCTCGATCGGCTGGACCGTCTTGCGCGCGAGACTGCGGTCAAGGAAGAACGGCGGAATTGGCGGGCGTATGCGGAATACGGCAAAATGCGGGCAGCTTTTCTGCAGCAGCAGGAAAAGAACAGCTTCGGCAGCGAGGGTGCGCAATGA
- a CDS encoding tetratricopeptide repeat protein: MRRLLQRKTPLIWAFLVPLLAALGQETSSARLEELERLIQEHEALLQKYPENEFTPVTTFQLARLYYDRAQLLFQQQLAAYERRDSREAESEAAPLRPDMSRTIALCRELLGKYPRIAFRDQVIYQLATACQEAGEEEEAAHWFERLSEEGATQHLPEALFRLGEFAFDRRRFEQAALYYQKLLDLGATSFARMALYKLGWSFFNLRRWNDAAQSFLTLLEQTAAGSAEEVADLNREAVHYLADSFIEAGGPAAAEAALSAHLDHSYVPQTLEKMAQLYEQRSLYQQAVEVYRLLVRFYPSSPALPRYYRSMIEDWEAAGDAGEANRVREEAVERFAPGNGWNAASPEATAQGAELCREALIYLGKFHQSQGNEKQSPESYLRAVNEYDRFLRLFPQDSLRGEIYYLQAESLFALGEYAAAAEAYRAAAAVPLSPWREKAAYNRVLSRLKLRSTEEPDTLRLLNFLNSEAAIVLPNLPRSDAELLFACNDFYCMFPQSEWLDRVLMIFGQVLYENGALISAVKTYERILKLSPTGPLRAAAAANIARAFFDSRNYREAQRWFVAAAKLTADPEEARQFQRSAVSTQFKLAEQLSEQGRALEAAHILQQASLAGVDSRLEAQALFEAALQLQRADSLLQAARLFEQLVLRFSDAEQAAAALFQAGTLREQLADWALAAANFLQTAESYPQSPLRRQALKNAVRCYEAAEDWLAVKTASQKFVQLYADSTESLEYLYRIGEAAQRLGQPQEAVPAFRQVLQRFTEFQRRGRDVDPYFAAAAQFMLAEEQFAAFKALSLRPPFESNLKKKMTAFNAVLQAFSDAARYRSADWTTAAMFRIGETFEEMVRALEQAPLPDGLSPEEQSLYRQKLAERSLPFIQRALEAHQSNLTQAAVNGIENQWVAMSREHAAKLQSVLPPNAEDVSAVSEGR; this comes from the coding sequence ATGAGGCGATTGCTCCAAAGAAAAACACCGCTCATCTGGGCATTTCTCGTACCGTTGTTGGCGGCTTTGGGACAGGAAACATCTTCGGCCAGGCTTGAGGAACTCGAGCGGCTGATTCAAGAGCATGAAGCCTTGCTGCAAAAGTATCCAGAAAACGAATTTACTCCCGTGACCACGTTTCAGCTGGCTCGGCTTTATTATGATCGTGCTCAGCTGCTCTTTCAGCAGCAACTGGCGGCATACGAGCGACGTGACAGTCGTGAAGCCGAATCGGAGGCCGCTCCTTTGCGGCCCGATATGAGCCGAACGATCGCCCTCTGCCGCGAGCTGCTGGGAAAATATCCTCGGATTGCCTTTCGCGATCAGGTCATTTATCAGTTGGCGACGGCCTGTCAGGAAGCCGGCGAAGAGGAAGAAGCGGCGCACTGGTTCGAACGTTTGTCTGAGGAGGGCGCTACCCAGCACCTTCCTGAAGCGCTATTTCGGCTTGGTGAATTTGCCTTTGACCGCCGACGATTCGAGCAGGCTGCGCTTTATTATCAAAAGCTCCTCGATCTCGGCGCGACGTCGTTTGCCCGCATGGCTCTTTATAAGCTGGGATGGTCTTTCTTTAATCTGCGGCGCTGGAACGATGCGGCGCAGAGTTTTTTGACTCTGCTTGAACAAACCGCGGCGGGCAGCGCCGAAGAGGTGGCAGACCTCAACCGCGAGGCCGTCCATTATCTTGCCGATTCGTTCATTGAAGCCGGCGGCCCGGCTGCTGCCGAAGCTGCTTTGTCGGCTCATCTCGATCACTCATACGTTCCCCAAACACTCGAAAAAATGGCGCAGCTCTATGAGCAGCGCTCTTTATATCAGCAGGCGGTTGAAGTCTATCGACTCTTGGTGCGTTTTTATCCGAGCTCTCCTGCTCTGCCGCGCTATTACCGCAGCATGATCGAAGATTGGGAAGCCGCCGGCGATGCGGGTGAGGCTAATCGCGTGCGCGAAGAGGCCGTCGAGAGATTTGCGCCGGGAAACGGTTGGAATGCGGCAAGTCCTGAGGCGACGGCACAGGGAGCTGAGCTTTGCCGAGAGGCGTTGATTTATCTCGGCAAATTCCATCAGTCGCAGGGCAACGAAAAGCAATCGCCGGAAAGCTATCTCCGAGCAGTAAACGAATATGATCGTTTTTTGCGTCTCTTTCCGCAGGATTCATTGCGGGGAGAGATCTATTATTTACAGGCGGAAAGCCTGTTCGCCCTCGGGGAATATGCGGCGGCTGCGGAAGCCTATCGCGCTGCTGCGGCGGTTCCCCTTTCGCCGTGGCGCGAAAAAGCAGCTTATAATCGCGTGCTGAGCCGCCTCAAGCTGCGCAGCACCGAAGAACCGGATACCTTGCGTCTGCTCAATTTTCTCAATTCTGAAGCTGCGATCGTATTGCCCAATCTGCCGCGCAGCGATGCAGAGCTTTTGTTCGCCTGCAATGATTTTTACTGCATGTTTCCGCAGAGCGAATGGCTCGATCGCGTGCTGATGATATTCGGCCAAGTACTTTATGAAAACGGCGCCTTAATTTCTGCCGTTAAAACCTATGAACGCATACTGAAACTTTCACCGACGGGTCCATTGCGTGCTGCAGCCGCCGCCAATATTGCCAGAGCTTTTTTCGACAGCCGCAACTATCGGGAGGCACAGCGCTGGTTTGTGGCCGCCGCCAAGCTCACTGCAGACCCAGAAGAAGCGCGGCAGTTCCAACGTTCCGCCGTTTCGACACAATTCAAACTGGCCGAGCAATTGAGCGAACAAGGACGAGCTTTGGAGGCGGCTCACATCCTCCAGCAGGCTTCTTTGGCCGGCGTCGATTCGCGACTGGAAGCCCAAGCTTTGTTCGAAGCCGCTCTCCAGCTGCAACGGGCCGACAGCCTTTTGCAGGCGGCGCGGCTGTTCGAGCAGCTGGTTCTGCGGTTTTCTGATGCCGAGCAGGCTGCCGCAGCCCTCTTTCAGGCCGGAACCCTGCGCGAGCAGCTTGCCGATTGGGCGCTTGCCGCGGCGAATTTCCTCCAGACGGCTGAAAGTTACCCGCAGTCGCCGCTGCGTCGGCAGGCCCTAAAGAACGCCGTACGCTGCTACGAGGCGGCGGAAGATTGGCTTGCCGTCAAAACGGCTTCCCAGAAATTCGTTCAACTCTATGCCGATTCAACGGAATCTCTGGAATATCTCTATAGGATCGGTGAGGCGGCGCAGCGGCTGGGGCAACCTCAGGAAGCAGTGCCCGCATTTCGGCAGGTCTTGCAGCGCTTTACAGAGTTCCAGCGCCGGGGTCGCGACGTCGATCCCTATTTTGCCGCAGCCGCACAGTTTATGCTGGCGGAAGAACAGTTTGCCGCCTTTAAGGCTCTGTCGCTCAGGCCGCCGTTTGAGTCCAATTTGAAAAAAAAAATGACGGCCTTTAACGCCGTTCTTCAGGCCTTCAGTGACGCGGCGCGCTATCGTTCGGCGGACTGGACGACCGCCGCCATGTTCCGCATCGGCGAGACGTTCGAAGAGATGGTGCGCGCTTTGGAACAAGCTCCTCTTCCCGACGGACTGTCGCCGGAGGAGCAGTCGCTTTATCGACAAAAGTTGGCGGAGCGCTCGCTGCCCTTTATTCAGCGCGCTCTCGAGGCGCACCAAAGCAATCTAACACAAGCCGCCGTCAACGGCATCGAAAACCAATGGGTGGCCATGAGCCGCGAGCATGCTGCAAAACTGCAAAGCGTGCTGCCGCCCAACGCCGAAGACGTATCGGCTGTTTCGGAGGGTCGATGA
- a CDS encoding MotA/TolQ/ExbB proton channel family protein, whose product MQGIIRFFVQGGPLMYAILLALLAGLAVIIDRMMVIRIKNRIDAETFVTQIVQFLKSGAVDRALEFCSQSEAALPRIVRAGLLEINRSDKEIQSAMELAAMVEIPKLERRTHYLAMLANVSTLLGLLGTILGLISAFAAVAHADAADKASLLTAGISVAMNTTAFGIISALPCLVGYTFLMEKTNELIDEINENVARLFRYMTSAR is encoded by the coding sequence TTGCAGGGAATCATTCGCTTTTTCGTACAGGGCGGACCGTTGATGTACGCCATCCTACTGGCGCTGCTCGCCGGTTTGGCCGTCATCATCGACCGCATGATGGTCATTCGCATCAAGAACCGTATCGATGCCGAGACATTTGTCACTCAAATCGTCCAGTTCCTGAAAAGCGGCGCTGTGGATCGGGCGCTCGAATTCTGCAGTCAATCCGAGGCAGCGCTTCCCCGCATCGTCCGCGCCGGACTTTTGGAAATCAACCGCTCTGATAAAGAGATCCAGAGCGCCATGGAGTTGGCCGCCATGGTGGAGATTCCCAAGTTGGAACGCCGCACGCATTATCTCGCCATGCTTGCCAATGTCTCTACATTGCTTGGATTATTGGGTACCATCCTTGGTCTTATCAGCGCTTTTGCCGCCGTTGCACACGCCGATGCGGCGGATAAAGCCTCTTTGCTAACCGCCGGAATCTCGGTCGCCATGAACACCACCGCCTTTGGAATTATCTCGGCGCTGCCTTGTCTTGTCGGCTATACCTTCCTGATGGAAAAGACCAACGAACTGATCGATGAAATCAATGAAAACGTCGCCCGACTCTTCCGTTATATGACATCGGCGAGGTGA
- a CDS encoding biopolymer transporter ExbD encodes MDLKATVRSRSRGHGRAEELNLTAVMNIFLILIPFLLLTASFVRLAVLEMTLPSLERGASTTAERPVINILTVRTDGLQLQSSDFKFPALPKGTDYDWQGLRRQLETIKQKYPSAEEIIIAPENSIRYEIIVTVMDVCRESGFPAISISG; translated from the coding sequence ATGGATCTCAAAGCGACGGTCAGATCGCGCAGTCGCGGCCATGGGCGCGCGGAAGAGCTCAATCTGACGGCGGTGATGAATATTTTTCTCATCCTTATTCCTTTTCTGCTGCTCACCGCGTCGTTCGTGCGCCTGGCCGTTTTGGAAATGACTCTTCCCAGCCTGGAGCGTGGTGCATCGACGACTGCGGAACGGCCGGTGATCAACATCCTGACCGTGCGGACTGACGGTCTGCAGCTGCAGAGCTCGGATTTCAAATTTCCGGCCTTGCCCAAGGGGACGGATTATGATTGGCAGGGGCTGCGGCGACAGCTTGAAACGATCAAACAAAAATATCCCTCGGCAGAAGAAATCATCATTGCACCGGAAAACAGCATCCGCTACGAAATCATCGTCACCGTGATGGATGTCTGCCGCGAGAGCGGGTTTCCGGCTATTTCGATTAGCGGGTGA
- a CDS encoding biopolymer transporter ExbD, with protein sequence MAESPFANHSFNLLRRVRREKRPTFALQLTSMIDMFTILLVFLLKSFSAEGQMVTLTRDLRLPESSSQQAPRVLSVIAVTQEWILLDGRPVIRLNQITPQSPLVIAPLREQLLRLRSISEGIASLSADLGFRGSISIQADRDLPFEILKRIMVTAGQVGYANLHLTVLEKEK encoded by the coding sequence ATGGCTGAGAGTCCTTTTGCAAATCACTCCTTCAACCTGCTGCGCCGCGTACGGCGCGAAAAGCGGCCGACCTTTGCGCTGCAGCTGACGTCGATGATCGACATGTTTACTATTCTGCTGGTCTTTTTGCTCAAGAGTTTCAGCGCCGAAGGTCAGATGGTGACTCTGACGCGCGATCTGCGGCTTCCGGAATCGTCTTCTCAGCAGGCGCCGCGAGTACTTTCGGTTATAGCAGTTACGCAGGAGTGGATTTTGCTCGACGGTCGACCGGTAATAAGATTAAACCAAATCACTCCGCAATCGCCCTTGGTCATTGCGCCCCTGAGAGAACAATTGCTGCGGCTACGCTCCATATCCGAGGGAATCGCATCGCTCTCTGCGGACTTGGGTTTTCGCGGCAGCATTTCCATCCAGGCCGATCGCGACCTCCCCTTCGAAATCCTCAAACGCATCATGGTTACTGCCGGTCAAGTCGGTTACGCAAACCTTCATTTGACCGTTTTGGAAAAGGAAAAATAG